A genomic region of Cydia splendana chromosome 17, ilCydSple1.2, whole genome shotgun sequence contains the following coding sequences:
- the LOC134798535 gene encoding uncharacterized protein LOC134798535, translating to MKNYFILKTLCRKMYLAGAGDFWFEEGEISEGKSMRYQLLCVILFSIYISMTVLEIIGLFFGDMPNDERSDCTSFAVTHTIILGKMFSVILNRKRVKELNRKLVEICKDHEDEHRLAENYIIMKNNVRAYAVSVYGAFVLYLYEGIRKMMTGSHFITIVTYWPFYEDNSAIAITFRFFTTGMLGVMMAPMICIDSFAMVTLIMYKYKFITLRYYLEGLREQFDRNNYAGNEEYATDQLHSGLIEGIKMHSNLIRLSKDIDRCVGTVLALQVCLSSGSAVSLLLQLALSKNITIGAQLKIILFAVALYFLLALFLCNAGEITYQASLLSDSIFYCGWHASSMRRDIRRLVLFSCAAAQRPIVMKAFNMLELTYGTFIQVVRATYSVFALIYAQNESTTE from the exons ATGAAAAACTATTTCATTTTGAAAACCTTATGCAGAAAAATGTACTTAGCAGGAGCGGGTGATTTTTGGTTTGAGGAGGGCGAAATAAGCGAAGGCAAAAGTATGCGATACCAACTTCTATGCGTTatattattttctatttatatttcCATGACTGTATTGGAAATTATTGGGTTGTTCTTTGGCGACATGCCTAATGATGAAAGGAGCGATTGTACGTCGTTCGCTGTGACCCATACTATAATTCTGGGCAAGATGTTTTCAGTCATCCTGAATAGGAAACGCGTCAAGGAATTGAACAGGAAATTAGTAGAGATTTGCAAAGACCATGAAGACGAACATCGACTGGCTGAGaattatataattatgaaaaataacGTGAGAGCATACGCGGTGTCTGTTTATGGTGCGTTTGTTTTGTATCTTTATGAAGGCATTCGGAAGATGATGACAG GATCCCACTTCATAACAATTGTGACATATTGGCCATTTTACGAAGATAATTCCGCCATTGCTATTACATTCAGATTCTTTACAACAGGAATGTTGGGCGTTATGATGGCCCCCATGATATGCATTGACTCCTTCGCTATGGTAACTCTGATCATgtacaagtataaatttatcaCGTTGAGATATTATTTGGAAGGTTTAAGGGAACAGTTTGACAGGAATAATTATGCTGGAAATGAGGAATATGCTACAGATCAACTGCACTCTGGATTGATTGAAGGAATCAAGATGCATAGTAATCTTAtaag GTTATCAAAAGACATCGACCGGTGCGTCGGCACGGTTCTGGCGCTCCAAGTTTGCCTGAGCTCGGGTTCCGCCGTGTCATTGCTGCTGCAGTTGGCC CTTTCAAAAAACATAACTATAGGTGCccaattgaaaataatattgtttGCAGTAGCATTATACTTTCTACTCGCTCTTTTCCTTTGCAATGCTGGTGAAATAACGTATCAG GCATCTCTTCTGTCCGACTCGATCTTCTACTGCGGCTGGCACGCTAGCTCCATGCGACGCGACATACGCCGACTCGTGCTGTTCTCGTGCGCGGCGGCGCAGCGACCAATCGTCATGAAGGCCTTCAATATGCTAGAGCTTACTTATGGAACATTTATACAG GTGGTAAGAGCCACATATTCGGTGTTCGCCCTAATTTACGCGCAAAACGAGTCAACGACCGAATAA